The Castanea sativa cultivar Marrone di Chiusa Pesio chromosome 11, ASM4071231v1 genome contains a region encoding:
- the LOC142616695 gene encoding uncharacterized protein LOC142616695 gives MVKRMMIDQGNGADVMYPNLYKGLGLKNGDLSKYDTPLMGFDGHMVIPKGQISLPIIMGGREVMVTFIVVASFSPYTAIFRRSWIHDMGVVPSTLHVKVKFRTHEGITVIRGDQQTARQCLIGAGLNDGERVQLLLFLIQNVDVFTWNPYEVPGVDPEFIVHKLNVDPLCPPKKQRLRRSAKEHVEVVRQEVGKLREAGSMKETFFLEWLANTVFVKKKSGKWRVCVDFTDLNRACPKDPFLMPKIDQLVDATCGHPRMSFLDAFQGYHQIALAAEDQEKTAFLTPDANYHYTVMPFGLKNAGAIYQRMITRMFRDMIGRTVEVYFDDMVIKSKQKGQHVGDLKEVFRILRRHRLHLNADKCAFGVGSNRKSTPIKLITERGIEVNPDQIEAVKRLKPPGNPKEVQKLTGILAALNRLISKFANRCQPFYQLLKKWKGFQWDEECDRAFQDLKEYLGRAPALSAPEPGEDLYMYLLVFEHAASAILLRDNGAQLPAHRVHVLTEYPLQSLLRRSDFTGRIAKWGTRLGSFDIRYKSRNSVKGQVLANFIAEFSPRGTDLTCVVEVKPWKVFMDGASSAARAGAGIVVITPEDLKLEHSFRLGFRAFNNKAKYEALLAGLRVVMDLGAKEVEVYSDSLLVVSQVQRNFEAKDPRMIEYLWIAKQMMGNFVTIKIERIARGQTGTPIRWQL, from the exons ATGGTGAAGAGAATGATGATAGATCAAGGGAATGGTGCAGATGTAATGTACCCGAACCTATACAAGGGGCTCGGCCTGAAAAATGGGGACTTGTCTAAATATGATACACCTTTAATGGGATTCGATGGGCATATGGTGATTCCAAAAGGGCAGATTTCGCTCCCAATTATCATGGGAGGCAGGGAGGTAATGGTGACATTCATAGTGGTCGCCTCTTTCTCACCGTACACGGCAATATTCAGAAGGTCGTGGATACATGACATGGGGGTTGTGCCGTCCACCTTGCACGTAAAAGTCAAGTTCCGAACTCATGAGGGGATTACAGTGATAAGGGGTGATCAGCAAACGGCCAGACAGTGTTTG ATAGGAGCAGGCTTGAATGATGGGGAAAGGGTGCAGCTACTACTATTCCTCATACAAAATGTGGATGTGTTTACGTGGAATCCATATGAGGTGCCCGGTGTCGACCCCGAGTTCATAGTTCACAAGCTGAATGTGGATCCTCTGTGCCCCCCCAAGAAACAGAGACTAAGAAGGTCTGCTAAGGAGCATGTGGAAGTCGTCAGACAGGAAGTTGGGAAGCTGAGAGAAGCGGGGTCCATGAAGGAAACGTTCTTTCTGGAATGGCTCGCAAACACAGTATTCGTGAAAAAGAAGAGcggcaagtggagagtttgtgttgattttaccGATCTGAATCGAGCATGTCCAAAGGATCCGTTTCTGATGCCGAAAATCGACCAATTGGTGGACGCTACGTGCGGGCACCCGAGAATGAGTTTTCTCGATGCTTTCCAGGGCTATCACCAGATTGCCTTAGCTGccgaggaccaggagaagacggCATTCTTGACGCCCGATGCTAACTATCACTATACCGTGATGCcgttcggtttgaagaacgcaggagccaTTTATCAACGAATGATAACGAGGATGTTTAGGGATATGATTGGACGGACGGTGGAAGTATACTTTGACGACATGGTGATAAAGAGCAAGCAAAAAGGACAGCACGTTGGCGACCTGAAAGAAGTGTTCAGGATACTCCGACGACACCGGCTGCACCTCAACGCCGATAAGTGTGCATTCGGGGTTGGATCCAACAGG AAGTCAACCCCGATCAAATTGATTACTGAACGGGGGATAGAAGTCAACCCCGATCAAATTGAAGCCGTGAAGCGTCTCAAACCGCCAGGAAATCCGAAAGAGGTTCAAAAGCTAACTGGTATACTGGCTGCTCTTAACCGATTAATTTCCAAGTTCGCTAATCGGTGCCAGCCTTTTTACCAACTCctgaagaagtggaaggggttccagTGGGACGAGGAGTGTGACAGGGCCTTCCAAGATCTGAAGGAATACCTTGGCCGAGCACCGGCGTTGTCAGCCCCAGAACCGGGAGAAGACTTGTACATGTACCTCTTAGTATTCGAGCATGCAGCGAGCGCCATACTACTGAGGGATAACGGTGCACAGCTCCCG gcccACAGAGTCCACGTCTTGACCGAGTACCCACTCCAGTCATTGTTGAGGAGATCTGACTTTACGGGGAGGATAGCCAAGTGGGGGACTCGACTGGGCTCCTTCGACATCAGATACAAGTCGAGGAACTCAGTGAAGGGACAAGTACTTGCGAATTTTATTGCCGAGTTCTCGCCGAGAGGTACGGACTTAACCTGCGTAGTAGAAGTCAAGCCATGGAAGGTGTTTATGGACGGAGCGTCCAGTGCAGCTAGAGCGGGGGCAGGGATTGTGGTCATCACCCCGGAAGATCTGAAGCTAGAACACTCATTTAGGTTAGGCTTCAGGGCTTTCAATAATAAGGCCAAATATGAGGCTTTGCTGGCAGGACTAAGGGTTGTCATGGATCTGGGGGCAAAGGAGGTGGAAGTATACTCAGACTCCCTCCTCGTAGTAAGTCAAGTCCAAAGGAACTTCGAGGCCAAGGATCCCCGGATGATAGAATATCTGTGGATAGCAAAGCAGATGATGGGTAACTTTGTGACAATCAAGATCGAGCGGATAGCCAGGGGACAAACCGGCACGCCAATTCGTTGGCAACTCTAG